The DNA region ATAAAAACCTATTGGTTAGGATACTAATATGTTCCACACCGTGACTATTTGCATGGCTAACCATATGAGCaaatccatctatctatatcttgcctgtctgtttttctgtgacGACTGTATTTCCTTGAATAAAAGGAAACCTATGTTCTCAACTCAATAGCAGACCCGTCAGTATGAAGCTGAGCATCTTCCGATCCTACAATAACAACTAAATGTTAATCCTAATGAATGGATTCCATCAACAGTAAAGGGTTAGAGTGCTCTTACTTTGAAAACAACCACCAATGACTACTTAATCTTTGAATCATCGTCACtctttataaatataatcaatATATGTTGTTAAGTCAGTGAGTGCGGACACCTTTGTCAAGGCAGATGTCATCACAATCTTCGAACTCTGCACTTTGGAGAGTCTGGCCACAGTCTGCTTTGTTTAAGGAGAAATTAACTGATATAGTAGCAAAAAGCATTTCATCGttttaagagaaaaacaatttacAACATATCAGACTTATGTGAAGAAAATTTGGGAAGAATATATGTTTTAAGTAAGGCACATAAGCTGTTGCCAATTAATGTGCATACAAAATATAATGTATCCTTATACAATACATGTCAGTGGTTTTCTCCTGGGTGAATGCCTGAACATGAAATATCAAGTGATGGACGTTTATATTTGTGCTCAGCAGAATGACACCAGTGTGTGTTCACGGACCCCTTACTCACCAAAGGACATATAAGCAGGTGTAGACATTAAACAGTATGctaggggtgtccaaactacggcctgTAGGCCAACtacggcccgccatccatttttaattggcccgcatcaaaaaaaaataaaatagaaaagtaatttcttaagaaattgtactttcttgattcttgtttttctgggtTATTACCCtctgggttgaatgcacttattgtaagtcactttggataaaagcgtcagctaaatgaaatgtaacctAAAGTAATGGAATGGACTATGACGcactgtattgcacttctcaGTTTTAGACACTAGGCGGCCAAAACTCACCcatgacctgccagctgtccctcagaacgcttCCAGCCCTTAGCGGAGCAAATGAGGCGCACTGTCTTTCAACAGTCTGGTCCAGGGAAGGGGTGCatggcggcgtgagtggcccaaaccttcttttttttttctgtacgtGCCCCTCGGCAAGAAAAGTTTTGAGGCCCATGCAGTAAGCCATGGGTTTCATCGGATACATCCCTGAGACAAAAACAGTGGCAGATATTACATAAAGATCAACAGATATAAATCCTGAAGGTTTGAGGCAAATTCAAGTAATATGACATGTGCTGAATAATATATTGTatacgtttttctttttcaccagCCACACTCGTCTGTCACACATACATTTTAGGAATGCGATGAAAAGTCTTAGTTGAGTAATCTCAGTTTTTTCCCCCGGCCGTCAGAGCGTTAAAAAAGCATCTAATGGTTCCAATAGAGGTTGACTTACTTGTTCTATGAGCTGTAAGATCTAACCAGTCTTCAGTTAAGTATCAGTCTAGTTTCTAAGATACAAAATATCAGACTTATGTGAAGATAAATACGTGAAAtctttaataatgaaaaataagttTACATTTGTCGATTATTAACTTTGGGAAGAACATGTGTTTTAAGTAAGGCAAATAAGCTGTTGCCAACTAATGTGCATACTCAATATAATGTTTCAAATGGCAGTTTCCTTATACAATATATTTCAGTGGTTTTCTCCTGGGGAATGCCTGAACATGAAATATCAAGTGATGGACATGTATATTTGTGTTCAGCAGATGTAGAATGACACCAGTATTCATTCACGGACCCCTTGAACCTCTTACTCACCAGATAGGCAATAACCAGGTGAAGGCATGGAACCGCCACACATGGGGGAATACACCCCTGAGACAAAAACAGTCGCAGATATTATATAAAGATCAACCAATATAAATCCTGAAGGTTTGAGGCAAATTAAGTAACGTGACATGTGCTGAATAATATACTTtataagtttttctttttcaccagCCACACTCGTCTGTCACACATACATTTTAGGGTCTTAAACATGGCTCCTTGAAAAAGACACTCACGTGGTGTTGGTATAGCTCTGCGCATCAGAGGTCCTTGAATCGGCTCATTATTGCCTTTGTTGACAGCAATGAAGGCTGTGAAGGAACTGCTCACTCCTGATTGGACACTGAGCTCCACCACCTTCCCCTTCACCCCCTCATCATGCTGTCCCTCGCCATCTCTTTTGTCCATCTCCAGGGAACGAATCAGACATCGAGCACCTAGCCTGTGGACTGTTAATCTGCAGAAAATAaagaggagacacaaaaacggAAAGTCTGTTGGGTTAGATTCTGGATTGTTAGTTCTCTCTCGGGTGTGAACGGGTCCGCACAGAGAGTTGTGGAATGAGTGAAgtttactttatatatatataaatacaaacatttattcaacCCTGTTTGGCTTAGAGCAGGCTTAGAACAACCTCATTTCACcattgcttttttatttaagtacaaAATTGCCCGAGGTGAAAGTCAGAGAGGTGAGAAACAGACAATTAACTGAGGAAGACAGACTGGTTCCCTTCATTTCACATCAAAAAGAGCAGCACCAGATAGATGCTTCACATTGTGTAAAACCAGCAGTTTCCAGAGTTAAACCTTTGATCttcgaccttagagacgccttctttcttcttcgtcgattgtttatttacatagccactgcggctcctcgtaagctttttctggcggacaaatccgccagtcagtgacaggttatacaagtgatcatactatcggatatcttctgccaagtgctcttctatttggtccatattcgttcttctaaatcttccgtgatttctgccggtattatggggcatgaaaccggaaatgcagctccagaagggatgtagagcagaccaatcacagccttgcgggctgagtgagcttgcggagctttgccgtaaattttagaaaagggggtcgacacccgtcagcacgtaaggagggatacataagcacgtaagggacccggaagggctcttgcgcttacgggcccgtgaaaacgcagaagcatgtttcaggctttaggctTTAATTTTTCAAGTAATTTTATCGCATATTGTCACTTacttttcatttactttatgAATATCATTGTCACATTAACTATAACATTTTTGGATAGATGGTCATTGATTGACATCCTGCAGTGGCGGATCCAGGATATTTCTAAATCAGGTTATTAAGGGGCTACAAAATTACAGGAGGAAATTCTACATCTGTCATCCTTGCACTATTCCTGATTCAGAGAGCTGCACATTTAGGAGATTCATTGTTTTCTGTTAGCTCTATAGTTTTTGATCATTATTCATCATATAgtcaaatttatatttatttgtttgtattgttagtGGGCAACTAGTTTGTTAAGTCACTTGGCAGGACAGGGGCACTTTAGGGGCCAGTTCCCCCCTGACCCCAACATTGGATACATGTGATTGCAGAGTAACGTCAGCACGTGATTCAAAGTGATGCTGCTTTTTTTACCCAGTGTCCTCAGCAGGTTTGAGAGAGAAGACTATCTTGTTCTCAGAGGGACAACCTGCCAGGCTGTACTTCACCGTCACACCGCCCTCTGCTGCCTTTGAACTCTgagaaaacatcacaaaacatCCCATCTTCATAATTACTTTATAAAAATGCAActtaatattctttttttccctaCACCTGACCATGAAAGACCATGAAAGTGTCCTTACATAACATCCTTAAAATCACTATTCATAATTATTTTACATGATATATAAGCATGAGATAGCAGTATGATATAAGTGTGCCTAATTATCaattatgtataaatagggaGGAAACAGATTCAGTGTGTATTGTGGTAAAATTCCTGACTGAattcttaaattatttattttgattcaaCGGTGATTTGGTTTAAATTGTAACAGCATGAGATGTTAATGCTCTGGCCATACAACTGATATTTTGTCAGGACTCTAAGACATTTGGGGTCGACGCCTGCAGAAAAAGACGACCTTTCCACTCTTCTGCTCCTACCTGTCCACTGAGCTGCGCATAAATCAGTGAGCGCTGACCCTGGAAAATGGTTGTGATTGTTGGGGAGAGAACAGTGACAGACATTCCCTTTGGTAAATCCCACATGACTGAGATGTCCTCCACTGCTGGCTGGAGAGCAAATCTCAGAGACTGCATCACCTGGTAAGaggaaaatataaagaataaagaaataagaatGACTTTATTAAAAGTAGATTTGTATTAAAACCTTTCCGCCTGTGGCATTTATCTTACTTTAGGTTGCATCCTATCAGCCCCTGTGATGAACTGAGCGTGACCTCCTCCTTCCTTGGCCAACCCATTGATAAGAGCAGAGCTGGCCCCTTCCCCGATCCCAAAAGAGAAACACCTACAACACAGTAGTTAAGGGTTTAACACAGACTGCATTACAACATGGGACACACTGTGAGCAGAACTCTTTGTTTTCACCTGTGGGAACCTGAATTCTTCTTCACCAGATCGATCACTTCTTTGGTGTTTGACACTTCTCCGTCAGTGAAGACAAAAAGCTGGGAAGGAGTTACACAGGAGTTACATACCAGTATACCCAGTTACATCAAGCTAAGTAAGAATAATGAGAAAGATGTGGTAACAATGAATTTCACACACACCATTGCAAAGAGCTCAAGACTGTTCTTGGACATAgctgcaagtagatgcactgtatgaatgtgtgcgaGAAGAACTGTAGTGTAATAATACTAAGataagtgctatataaatacaggcGATTTAATCCTAATCTATAGTTTCAATTCCATTGTTTTCTCTGAATAGGTCAGTGACACAATCCAGTATCACTGCACACACGTCACTCTTGCATGACTGAGCGATGCTAACGTTAATGGCATCGTAAAATGATTGATATAATTTCTGCCTGACAAAGTTTTAAACTTTTAGAGTGAGTATTCTCTATGAAATGATGCAGTTGTAGCTTGAGTAATCCATAGCGCAGCATCTGAACATGATCTGTGTCACATTCTATTCTAACAGAGTGAGGCAGGGCAAAGTTAGTAGGGACCACCAGTTGAGTTGCTTATGTGCATTTAGACGAgcttttactttttcaaatAAGGTGCAGCATGTCCATAATGAGAAAACTTTATATCCTTTAGGTTACCTCGTCGGTGTCTGTAATGTCCACTGTTTTTTTTAGAGTTATAGTTCTGTGACATAAACAGAGACAGTAGTGCGTTGACTCTGATAGTGATGATAGCATTTATTCTCGTACAACTTTTgcctaatgtgtgtgtgtgtgtgtttgtgtattactTGTCTAGGTTGATTAGGAATGCAGGGCTggctgtaaatgtgtttgatggGTTCAAGGATCTCTGTTCCTCCAAGATTCGCCTGCATAGCTTCGACTTTCTTCAGAGCCTCTTCTAAGTTCTGCTCACTGTACTCCACACTCTTTCTGCCATCGCACACGTGCATGaacacatgtcaacacacatgcacaaagaagCATGAACAACAAGGACAGGTGAGATCTGTTGAATGGACTTGAGGGAGGGACTTACaggaaaatgttttcaaagCTGGAGCCGAAACTGTAGATGTTGAAGTAGCAGCCCATTGGTAAGCTCTTCAACAGGAGCAGTAGAGTATCCTGAGGGAAGCAGACACAAGAAGTTGAAGGTAACTGTGTGTGAGACACTATGAAAAGTTTAATGACAGAGTTTACACTCGCTGAATACCCTGGCACTGGCAATTCGAGTTTCTTGCTGCTTGCCATTACTCATTGGACAACCCATACTCCCAGATCGATCCAGTAAGAGGATAAACTCTCCACGTGAGGTGAGTGAAGACATCACAGACTGGGGGAACTCAGGGTACAGGCTCAGCATCAGGACTGGATCGCCCATCAGACTCCCTGAAACATCATTTATTCCAACACGTGTAACTCAGTTGGACTAAGAAGATGATTGACTTTAATATTGTGCAAAGTAACCAACTGACTCGTTTTCACTCACCTGGTTTGGCAGACGGCTGTCCTGCCTCCACCACAGCAGTGGGCTTGTGAGCATCTCTATAATAAACGAGCAGCTCAACATCTCTGTCAAACTTGTGTCCTGCAGCCAACTTAACCTGCAGTTCACAAAGCACACTCAGTTATATGTGTAGCTCTCAGTGCTGagaaacaaccacacacagcgGACATGTGAGCATTCTACCTACCGCGGCCTGGGTCTGCTCTGTGTTGACGTACTGGAGAGGCTCCAGAGAGCAGCTGGACTCGACTTTGGAGATTGGACGAGGAGACGACACTCGGACAGAAATCGACAGACTGTAGGGAACCAGAGAGGCTAGAACAGAGGTCACCTGCACACCAGCACATTCAGAACCTGTATACAACACAGGAAAAGAGACTGAGAAATAAAGGTAGATAACCTTCTCCCTGCTGCTTTCTTCAGATCCTCTGATCCTGAGGTGTTCCCAGGCAAGATGGTGTACACACTCTAGCATGTTCTTGGTCTGCCGCTGGGTGTCCTCTTATTTAGGAGATCAGATGCCAAAAGTAACTAAATTGGCTCCTTTCATTGTGCTAAAGCAGTGGTTTTAAACTGATGTGTGACCTCCTCACAATGCCTCTCAGGGTGAACTCAGCCTCCCTATGCTCAGGGGGATTATTCCACTCAAATCCCAACATCCCAGGGCTCAATGaggtttttgtctttttttaggAGCCGCATATCTGAGGAAATGCAACTAAACCCGGGGAGGAAAGTTCAGGGATCAAGTTCAGTTACTGCACCACCTCTCATGGTCCACTCTTACTCGAATGCTTTCTTAAGAATTGTATTTCATGTCTGAGGTAAAAAGAATTTggaaagattacacaaaaaagcATGACAAATTAAGGTAAGGTGATGTGAAACCACAAGTCCTACAATCATTAACAAGTGGGGGGGAAGTCATGGCTGCTACAAATTGTGGAACGTCAGCTTAAAATGATACAATTATATTGTAAAAAAGGATTaacaaaattgaaaaatacaTGACAGATGTCAGGTTTGATTGGTTCTTCACCTCAAACAGGTCACAAGTCATTTCACCGGTCATTTATTAGGATTTCAATATCAGGATATGCGGGTAAAGGAAGGGTAAAGTCTgactagttattattattattattatcattattattattatatgacaCTCAGAGGGTGCATACATCTGAGGCCCAACACTCGAAATTTGTAGTTAGATCGCGCCAAATTATACTAACTAAAGACATATTCTCAGcgaaatcaatgaaaaaaactaaaaggcCCTGTTTCTcaatgtgaaagaaagtgaagaaaaaaatatatccagATCAACATTGTTCTTTTATCAACCATACCACGTTCTGCCACCAAGTTTCATTGTAATCCACTCAGAGGTTTTTGACACCAGATAAATATTGGTTGCAAGGTACAATTTTATGTAAGTCTACTGCAGCAAACTAACAAGCAATACAGTTGAAGAAAAGATTAATTTGTTTAGAGCCTACTGCACCCCTCTCTATACAGCTCCACTCTGGGTGAATTATAAGAAGGAGAGTTTGCGTAAATTGAAAGTAGCCTATAATGACTGTATGAGGAtactcctgaagaaacccaggAGTACTAGTGAGCTGTTCTGCAAAATGGGTCTAACCACCTTCAACCTTACTTTTAAGTTTTTGAGTCGTCTGTACCGCTCTACAAATGTTATAATTGATCTGATGACAGACCCTGGTCGCAGCTCTGTTAAGTACACATACAAGATCGGTGAACACTGGCATGAGTgccttttttagattttttcccttgtatatttttatgtaatgtattgtttgtttgaattgttttttatcatttgggCCTTGAGCCTGTAATAAagttgatatataaatatatatatataaaaagcaGCTTCTTTCCTCAGGCTTTGAACCTTTATaatttattctgctgtgaaccatTTTGTCTGACCTCGCCGGTGGTCTGACTCGGCTACAGACATTGACAATAGTTTATAGAGAAGACCAATTTTGTGGGGAGTAATGAAGAGGCAGCATTAATTACAATGAGCCCATCTAATAACCAGTTAGCTGGTTTGAGTGTGTTAAATTTCCAATGGAGCTTTCACTGCGCACTTGGTACTTGAAGCTACCCTAGTGACGGACAAGACGCAGTTTGTTGTGCATTGAACCACAAGTGCTGGCTGGGTTTCCTACCCTGAGGTTCATAGCGAGGGTTGAGCACAGCAGGCAGACAAAACCTCAGCCCGTCATCCGCCTGCACAGCCAGCTCAGTGACGTACTCCAGCCTGACGGAGGCGCTCTCTCCTGGAGGCAGACTGCCCACACTCAGAGTGAATATATCTGGACTCTGCTCGCTCTCCTCAAACAGGAAGGCATGCTGACCGGAGCTCAGCGCATCATCAAACTCCTCATGAGCctaaagacacagacacaacacacgtgAGCTACACTCACTGTTTTACTGGTTCTTTAGGATCCATCACACTGAGTGGGACGTCACTGTCCAGCTCAccttctgtttctccttcacctcagctACAATCTTTGTCTGTCCAATCTGAGCACTGAAGTGACAGACAGCAGCGTCTCCAGGCAGAGGGAAGACGAAAACAGCCTCCAGAGGTTTGTCCTCCTTGTTCTCGTAGTTCAGAGTGGAGACCACTGTCGCCACATGGTCCttcacctccagctccacctcaaTGCTCTTCAGGGGAACTGAgcgagaaacaaaaacaatattaagaTGATGTTAGAACTGTTGTGTATTCTGTATTTGCTGTACTCTATTCTATTCTTAAATATATACCCACATTAAACAAACGTCTGTctaataaagtgaaaaacaggATTATATTATCTGAccccattacattacattaatgtTGTGACTATTTTTCTAACAGCTCTGTACCTGGTTCCTTCTGGGCAGTAAGTAGTCCACAGCATTCCATTTTACCTGTGAAACAATCAACAACACATTTAAGGACTTACTGTTGTAGGGATGAGTGTTAATGACTGTTATGTTGCATTGCAGGTATTCAGCAGTaccaacagtacattgtagtgtcCACTTTAAGGGACTTTCATATGTAACTAAGATgtgccagacagagagacacaacaacTTTGACTCTTTTGCGTGTTTTACCAGTTACAAGACATAATGACACgatgtgatttaggaatgcatatTTTAgacttaactatccaataggatgcgaacaacgacatgtaacatagagagtgacagcagttCTAGcctttcatggatgtgctgta from Platichthys flesus chromosome 4, fPlaFle2.1, whole genome shotgun sequence includes:
- the LOC133951606 gene encoding von Willebrand factor A domain-containing protein 5A-like isoform X1, with translation MECCGLLTAQKEPVPLKSIEVELEVKDHVATVVSTLNYENKEDKPLEAVFVFPLPGDAAVCHFSAQIGQTKIVAEVKEKQKAHEEFDDALSSGQHAFLFEESEQSPDIFTLSVGSLPPGESASVRLEYVTELAVQADDGLRFCLPAVLNPRYEPQGSECAGVQVTSVLASLVPYSLSISVRVSSPRPISKVESSCSLEPLQYVNTEQTQAAVKLAAGHKFDRDVELLVYYRDAHKPTAVVEAGQPSAKPGSLMGDPVLMLSLYPEFPQSVMSSLTSRGEFILLLDRSGSMGCPMSNGKQQETRIASARDTLLLLLKSLPMGCYFNIYSFGSSFENIFLKSVEYSEQNLEEALKKVEAMQANLGGTEILEPIKHIYSQPCIPNQPRQLFVFTDGEVSNTKEVIDLVKKNSGSHRCFSFGIGEGASSALINGLAKEGGGHAQFITGADRMQPKVMQSLRFALQPAVEDISVMWDLPKGMSVTVLSPTITTIFQGQRSLIYAQLSGQSSKAAEGGVTVKYSLAGCPSENKIVFSLKPAEDTGLTVHRLGARCLIRSLEMDKRDGEGQHDEGVKGKVVELSVQSGVSSSFTAFIAVNKGNNEPIQGPLMRRAIPTPRVYSPMCGGSMPSPGYCLSGMYPMKPMAYCMGLKTFLAEGHVQKKKRRFGPLTPPCTPSLDQTVERQCASFAPLRAGSVLRDSWQVMADCGQTLQSAEFEDCDDICLDKDFNDEVTEPKQQPPRDPLLQLVSLQKASGCWLLDPALAAAVGKTNEEVENTKPSAVNQEVWATILALIWLHGFKMDAQEEWEILAMKAVSWLRAQNAPSMAECVVAANTLLGFSVQTDVLGL
- the LOC133951606 gene encoding von Willebrand factor A domain-containing protein 5A-like isoform X2 — protein: MECCGLLTAQKEPVPLKSIEVELEVKDHVATVVSTLNYENKEDKPLEAVFVFPLPGDAAVCHFSAQIGQTKIVAEVKEKQKAHEEFDDALSSGQHAFLFEESEQSPDIFTLSVGSLPPGESASVRLEYVTELAVQADDGLRFCLPAVLNPRYEPQGSECAGVQVTSVLASLVPYSLSISVRVSSPRPISKVESSCSLEPLQYVNTEQTQAAVKLAAGHKFDRDVELLVYYRDAHKPTAVVEAGQPSAKPGSLMGDPVLMLSLYPEFPQSVMSSLTSRGEFILLLDRSGSMGCPMSNGKQQETRIASARDTLLLLLKSLPMGCYFNIYSFGSSFENIFLKSVEYSEQNLEEALKKVEAMQANLGGTEILEPIKHIYSQPCIPNQPRQLFVFTDGEVSNTKEVIDLVKKNSGSHRCFSFGIGEGASSALINGLAKEGGGHAQFITGADRMQPKVMQSLRFALQPAVEDISVMWDLPKGMSVTVLSPTITTIFQGQRSLIYAQLSGQSSKAAEGGVTVKYSLAGCPSENKIVFSLKPAEDTGLTVHRLGARCLIRSLEMDKRDGEGQHDEGVKGKVVELSVQSGVSSSFTAFIAVNKGNNEPIQGPLMRRAIPTPRVYSPMCGGSMPSPGYCLSGMYPMKPMAYCMGLKTFLAEGHVQKKKRRFGPLTPPCTPSLDQTVERQCASFAPLRAGSVLRDSWQVMDCGQTLQSAEFEDCDDICLDKDFNDEVTEPKQQPPRDPLLQLVSLQKASGCWLLDPALAAAVGKTNEEVENTKPSAVNQEVWATILALIWLHGFKMDAQEEWEILAMKAVSWLRAQNAPSMAECVVAANTLLGFSVQTDVLGL
- the LOC133951606 gene encoding von Willebrand factor A domain-containing protein 5A-like isoform X3, which codes for MECCGLLTAQKEPVPLKSIEVELEVKDHVATVVSTLNYENKEDKPLEAVFVFPLPGDAAVCHFSAQIGQTKIVAEVKEKQKAHEEFDDALSSGQHAFLFEESEQSPDIFTLSVGSLPPGESASVRLEYVTELAVQADDGLRFCLPAVLNPRYEPQGSECAGVQVTSVLASLVPYSLSISVRVSSPRPISKVESSCSLEPLQYVNTEQTQAAVKLAAGHKFDRDVELLVYYRDAHKPTAVVEAGQPSAKPGSLMGDPVLMLSLYPEFPQSVMSSLTSRGEFILLLDRSGSMGCPMSNGKQQETRIASARDTLLLLLKSLPMGCYFNIYSFGSSFENIFLKSVEYSEQNLEEALKKVEAMQANLGGTEILEPIKHIYSQPCIPNQPRQLFVFTDGEVSNTKEVIDLVKKNSGSHRCFSFGIGEGASSALINGLAKEGGGHAQFITGADRMQPKVMQSLRFALQPAVEDISVMWDLPKGMSVTVLSPTITTIFQGQRSLIYAQLSGQSSKAAEGGVTVKYSLAGCPSENKIVFSLKPAEDTGLTVHRLGARCLIRSLEMDKRDGEGQHDEGVKGKVVELSVQSGVSSSFTAFIAVNKGNNEPIQGPLMRRAIPTPRVYSPMCGGSMPSPGYCLSGMYPMKPMAYCMGLKTFLAEGHVQKKKRRFGPLTPPCTPSLDQTVERQCASFAPLRAGSVLRDSWQVMDFNDEVTEPKQQPPRDPLLQLVSLQKASGCWLLDPALAAAVGKTNEEVENTKPSAVNQEVWATILALIWLHGFKMDAQEEWEILAMKAVSWLRAQNAPSMAECVVAANTLLGFSVQTDVLGL